GGTGCCACCGGGCGTGGCGTCGAACCGTTCCAGCCGCAGGGCCAGGCGGTATTGCGGCGGCCCGTTGGGGGCGGGGGTGACGGGCGCCTGATAGGTATCGACCGCATGCAGCCCCTGCCACAGGGCGTTGGCCAGGGCCAGGCGCATCTCGTCCGCCACCGGGGCGGCCCAGCGGTCGTCGTCGCGCACGTCCAGCCGGCCGCCGGCGTCGGTCAGCACCATCTGTGCCCGGTTCAGGCGTTCCGGCACCGCCACGGGCAGGATTTCCACCAATACCCGGGCGCTGCCGGTGGCGGGCGGGCCGGACGGGGCGGCGGCCAGGGCGTGGTAATGAATGGGGGTGGACCCGCCGCAGCCGGCCAATGCCAGGGTTCCGGCCATGGCGGCGAGGATGAACGGGGTGCGTGGCATCTTGGTCAATGGGGCGATCATGGGGGAATTAGTCCTTTCTGCCGCGCACCAGGGATTCCGGTTCGCGTTCAAGGCTGTCGGTCAGGGCCTTCAGGGATCGGGTGGCGTCCATCACGCCTTTCAGCGCCTGGCGCGCGTCCTGCTGCAGCGGGGCGTCGGGCGCCACGCTGGCCTGGGTGGAGGCCAGGGTCTGCTGCATCTCCTTCAGGCTGTCGCGGATTTCGGGCAGCACGTCGTGGTCGGCGTGCTGCACCAGGTCGTCGATGTGCTTGGTCGCCGTGTCCAGGCTGGCCAGGGCCTTGCGCGCGTTCTCACCGATGGCGTCGAACGGGATCTTGTTCAGCTTGGCCACGATCTGCTGCACCTGGTCGTACAGGGCCTCAAGGTCGCCGGGCACGGTGGGCAGTTCGATGGGGTCGGTGGCGGGGTTGAACTGCACCGGCTGGGGGTTCTTCACGAAGTCCAGCGACACGTACAACTGCCCGGTCAATATGCTGCCGGTCTTCAGCTGGGCGCGCAGGCCGTGCGCCACCAGTTGCGACAGGCGTTCCAGGCGGGCGGCGCGGTCGCTTTCCGGCGGCAGGCTGCGTTCGAACGATTGCAGGCGGTCGGGGAAGATGTTGACCATCACGCGGGAGGTGAAGTCCTGCGTCGCCGGATCGTAGTCGATGCCCAGCGAGGTGACGTTGCCGATCTCCACCCCACGGAAATCCACCGGCGCGCCCACCAACAACCCGCGGATGGATTGGTGGAAGCGCATCACCACGGCCACGTGATACCCCTCCGGCGCCTTCATGGCGTCGATGTGGTTGGCGGCCAGCGCGAATTCGCTGCCGGCGGGAGCCGGGGTCATCGGGGTTTCGGGCGGATCCTCGAAGGCGATACCGCCCATCAGGATGGTGGCCAGCGATTCCGTGTCCACCTTCAGGCCGGACCCATCGATGCGCACGTCCACGCCGCTGGCGTGCCAGAATTTGGAGTCCTTGGTGATGAAGTGGTCGTAGGGCGCCTTGATGAAGATGCGCAGGGTGATGCGCCGGCCGTCCTCATCCAGGGTGTAGCGTTCCACATGGCCGACGGGGATGCGCTTGTAGAAGACGGGCGATCCTGCGGCCAGGGAACCGATGTCATCGGTGTGCAGGACGTAGCGCTGCCCCGGCACGTCGGACGCCACCACCGGCGGATCCTCAAGCCCCGTGAACTCCTTGCGCTGACTGTCGGAATGGCCGGCATCCACCCCGATGTAGGACCCCGACAGCAGGGTGTTCAGGCCGGACACGCCGGTTTCGGCGAAGCGCGGCCGCACCACCCAGAAGCGGCTGTCGTCCACCGCGAAGTCCTTGGCGTCCTTGGTCAGTTCCACCGACACCAGCACGCGGGAATGGTCGTCGGTCAGGCTGACGCCCTTCACCTCGCCGATGTCCACGTCCTTGTACTTGACCTTGGTCTTGTTGGGTTCGATGCCGTCGGCGGTGACGAAGCTGATGGTGATGCTGGGACCGCGCATCCATATCGTCTTCACCACCAGCGAAATGCCGATCACGGCCGCCAGCAGCGGGATCAGCCACACCAGCGAGGGGACCCAGCGGCGGCCATGGTCCACCACGGGCTCCGGCATGGCGCCCTGGTTGGGCGAGGCGTTCTTGTCCGGGGGCGTATCAGCCATGGCGGTTTCCCGTCGGGGTTTGTTTGGTGGCGGGCGGGCCGGCACTGGCCCGGTCCCAGATCATGCGCGGGTCGAAACTGTGGGCGGCCAGCATGGTCAGCACCACGACGGCGCCGAAGGCGGCCGCACCCGGGCCGGCCTGGATGACGGCCAGGCCCTGGAAATGCACCAGTCCCACCATCAGCGCCACCACGAACACGTCCAGCATGGACCAGCGGCCCACCGTCTCCACGATGCGGAACAGATGGGCGCGGGGCCGTGTGCCGGTGGTGGCGCTGCGATGGATGGAAACGGCCAGGAAGCTGAGCGTCACCAGCTTCAGCAGGGGGATGACGATGCTGACGCTGAAGATCAGCACCGCCAGCTCGGGCGAGCCGCTGGTCCAGAAATAGATGATGCCGGACAGGATGGTGTCGTTCTGGGTGCTGAGCAGCGTGGATGTCCGCATCACCGGAAAGGCGTTGGCCGGGATGTACAGGATGGCGGCGGCGATCAGCAGCGCCCAGGTGCGGGACAGGCTGGCCACCTTGCGCGGATGCAGGCGCCCGTCGCAGCGCGGGCAGCGCAGCCGGTCACGCAAGGCCGGGTCATCGCCGGCGGCATCGCGGCACAGCAGATGGCAATGGGGGCAGGCGACCAGGCCGGCCTCCGCTGCGGTGGTGACGGCCGGAACGGCATCGGCCGACAGGGTGTGGGGCGCGGTCATGGCTGGGGGACGGCCGCCGGCCGCTTGATGGCGTTCTCGCCCACGTCCCACAGATTGTGCAGATCCATGGACAGGATGACGGCCAGCAGCACGGTCAGCGTGCCGAAGGCCCACAGGGCGATGCCGGGCAGAACCTGCGCCATGTTCGACAGTTTCACCAGCGACACGACGATGCCCAGCATGAACACCTCGATCATGCCCCACGGGCGCAGCGCCTGCAGGAAACGCAGCAACGGGGAGAAGGCCGCCGCCGGCCGGCCGCGGCGGATCAGCAGCAGCAGGACCAGCAGGGCGCCCAGATCGATCAAGGGGAACAGCAGCGTGGTGACGAAGACCAGGACGGCCACGCTCTCCCGCCCCTCCTGCCATAGCGACAGGACGCTACCGGCCAGGGTAGCGCTGTTCAGGCGGCCCTGGATGCGCAGATCCACGATGGGATAACAGTTGGCGATCATGTAGGTCAGGATCGCCGCCGTCACCAAGGCCAGCTGGTGGTCCAGGTCCAGATAGGAACGGCGATACAGCACGGCCCGGCAGCGCACGCAGCGCGCCTTGGTGCCGGGCGCCAGGGCACGCCGCCGGTGCAGCGCATCGCATTCAGGACAGGCGACCAGTGGTTCGGTCAAGGAAGTGGTGAACCCGTCTTGGTGGAGCGGCCGTCCGCATGGGGCACGGCCGCGTTGTCATCGCCATGGTGGCCCGGCTTGGGGTTCTCAAGAAAGCCCAGCTTCCTGAATAGCACCAAGGTTGGGGGCAAGGCCAACGCTGGAACGGGTGGGGGAGGCCGCATGGCATATTATACGGCCGGTGGGGCCCGTTCCTGGCGGCTGCCGGCTTTCGGGCCTTTCGGGGTGCGTTAAAGATACCCCTGCCCAAGGGGGGCCTTCGTCATGCAGATTGTGCGGCAACGCCGTGGGCGACCCCGTTGGCTGGGGCGGTTCGCGGACAGATGGGAAAAGAGGAAACGATTTTGGCTTCACGCAAGATCCTGCTGGCCACCGTGCTGGCCTCCAGCTGCGCCCTTTCCGCGATCCAGGCGCCGGCGCTGGCCGCTGCACAGCCGGTGAAGTCCGCGCCGGCCGCCGTCTCCGCTCCCGCCGTCAAGGGCTTGCCCGCCGGCGTGCAGCCGGTTGCCAGCGTCGAAGGCATCAGCGAATACCGTCTGGCCAACGGCCTGCGCGTCCTGCTGTTTCCCAGCGATGCCAAGTCCACCATCACGGTCAACGTCGTCTACCGCGTCGGGTCGCGCATGGAAAGTTACGGCGAGACCGGCATGGCCCACCTGCTGGAACATTTGATGTTCAAGGGCACGCCCAACCACCAGGGCATCCCCCAGGAAACGCAGAAGCGCGGTTTCCAGAACAACGCCACCACGGCGGAGGATCGGACCACCTATTACGAGACCTTCGACGCGCGGCAGGATTATCTGGACTGGGCCCTGAATCTCGAAGCCGACCGCATGGTCAACTCCTTCATCGCGCGCAAGGATCTCGACAGCGAGATGACGGTGGTGCGCAATGAGATGGAGATGCGGGAGAACAGCCCCGTCGGCATCCTGATGGAGCGCATGCACTCCACCGCCTATCTCTGGCACCACTACGGCCATTCCACCATCGGCGCGCGCTCGGATGTGGAGAACGTGGACATCGGCCATTTGCAGGCCTTCTATCACCGGTATTACCGCCCGGATAACGCCACGCTGGTGATCGCCGGCAAGTTCGACCCGGCCAGAACTCTGGCCGCCGTGAACGCCAGCTTCGGCAAGGTCAGGAACCCGGCCGCCGCCCTGCCGATGGAATACACGGTGGAACCGGCCCAGGACGGCGAGCGCGCGGTGACCCTGCGCCGCGTGGGCGACACCGCCTATGAGGGCCTGGCCTATCACATCCCGGCGGCCACCCATGCCGACAGCGCCGCCCTGTCGGTCTGGTCCTTCATCCTCAGCAATGCCCCCGCCGGGCGCCTGCACAAGGCGCTGGTGGAACAGAAGCTGGCGACGGGTGTGTCGGCCTCTGCCGAGAAGCGCCTGGATCCCGGTCTGGCCATCACGCTGGCGGAGGTGCCCAAGGGCGGCGACGCGGCCAAGGTCATGGACATCATGACCGACGTGGTGGAGGGCGCCCACGACCACCCCGTCACCGATGAGGAGGTGGAGCGGGCGAAGACCCGCATGATGAAGAACTATGACCAGCTCATGGACAATCCCAACAGCGTGGCGCTGTCCCTGACGGACAGCATCGCCCAGGGCGACTGGCGCCTGCTGTTCGTCAACCGCGACCGCATCGCCGCCGTCACCACCGCCGACGTGCAGCGGGTGGCGGAAACCTATTATCGCCAGGCCAACCGCACGGCGGGCCATTACGTGCCGACCGCCCAGCCCGACCGGGTGGACATTCCGGCCGCCCCCAGTGCGGCCAGCCTGGTGGCGGGCTACAAGGGGCGGGCGGCGGCGGCGGCCGATGTCGTCTTCGACACCTCGCCCGCCAGCGTCGATGCCCATACCCAGCATGTGGTCCTGGCCGATGGCGGCAAGCTGGAACTGCTGACCAAGCCTGCACGCGGGCAGGCGGTGAACCTGCTGGT
The DNA window shown above is from Azospirillaceae bacterium and carries:
- a CDS encoding PqiC family protein translates to MIAPLTKMPRTPFILAAMAGTLALAGCGGSTPIHYHALAAAPSGPPATGSARVLVEILPVAVPERLNRAQMVLTDAGGRLDVRDDDRWAAPVADEMRLALANALWQGLHAVDTYQAPVTPAPNGPPQYRLALRLERFDATPGGTAVVDGTWTVRRLPQGTAATCRTGFSLPVGGATPDAAAAALSDGATKLAGAVADSLARLDQAPPGTTPAPCATDGS
- a CDS encoding MlaD family protein, yielding MADTPPDKNASPNQGAMPEPVVDHGRRWVPSLVWLIPLLAAVIGISLVVKTIWMRGPSITISFVTADGIEPNKTKVKYKDVDIGEVKGVSLTDDHSRVLVSVELTKDAKDFAVDDSRFWVVRPRFAETGVSGLNTLLSGSYIGVDAGHSDSQRKEFTGLEDPPVVASDVPGQRYVLHTDDIGSLAAGSPVFYKRIPVGHVERYTLDEDGRRITLRIFIKAPYDHFITKDSKFWHASGVDVRIDGSGLKVDTESLATILMGGIAFEDPPETPMTPAPAGSEFALAANHIDAMKAPEGYHVAVVMRFHQSIRGLLVGAPVDFRGVEIGNVTSLGIDYDPATQDFTSRVMVNIFPDRLQSFERSLPPESDRAARLERLSQLVAHGLRAQLKTGSILTGQLYVSLDFVKNPQPVQFNPATDPIELPTVPGDLEALYDQVQQIVAKLNKIPFDAIGENARKALASLDTATKHIDDLVQHADHDVLPEIRDSLKEMQQTLASTQASVAPDAPLQQDARQALKGVMDATRSLKALTDSLEREPESLVRGRKD
- a CDS encoding paraquat-inducible protein A, with product MTAPHTLSADAVPAVTTAAEAGLVACPHCHLLCRDAAGDDPALRDRLRCPRCDGRLHPRKVASLSRTWALLIAAAILYIPANAFPVMRTSTLLSTQNDTILSGIIYFWTSGSPELAVLIFSVSIVIPLLKLVTLSFLAVSIHRSATTGTRPRAHLFRIVETVGRWSMLDVFVVALMVGLVHFQGLAVIQAGPGAAAFGAVVVLTMLAAHSFDPRMIWDRASAGPPATKQTPTGNRHG
- a CDS encoding paraquat-inducible protein A, whose product is MTEPLVACPECDALHRRRALAPGTKARCVRCRAVLYRRSYLDLDHQLALVTAAILTYMIANCYPIVDLRIQGRLNSATLAGSVLSLWQEGRESVAVLVFVTTLLFPLIDLGALLVLLLLIRRGRPAAAFSPLLRFLQALRPWGMIEVFMLGIVVSLVKLSNMAQVLPGIALWAFGTLTVLLAVILSMDLHNLWDVGENAIKRPAAVPQP
- a CDS encoding pitrilysin family protein; this encodes MASRKILLATVLASSCALSAIQAPALAAAQPVKSAPAAVSAPAVKGLPAGVQPVASVEGISEYRLANGLRVLLFPSDAKSTITVNVVYRVGSRMESYGETGMAHLLEHLMFKGTPNHQGIPQETQKRGFQNNATTAEDRTTYYETFDARQDYLDWALNLEADRMVNSFIARKDLDSEMTVVRNEMEMRENSPVGILMERMHSTAYLWHHYGHSTIGARSDVENVDIGHLQAFYHRYYRPDNATLVIAGKFDPARTLAAVNASFGKVRNPAAALPMEYTVEPAQDGERAVTLRRVGDTAYEGLAYHIPAATHADSAALSVWSFILSNAPAGRLHKALVEQKLATGVSASAEKRLDPGLAITLAEVPKGGDAAKVMDIMTDVVEGAHDHPVTDEEVERAKTRMMKNYDQLMDNPNSVALSLTDSIAQGDWRLLFVNRDRIAAVTTADVQRVAETYYRQANRTAGHYVPTAQPDRVDIPAAPSAASLVAGYKGRAAAAADVVFDTSPASVDAHTQHVVLADGGKLELLTKPARGQAVNLLVRLRFGDAASLTGKDAAGEAVANLLTKGTAKHSRQQISDLLDQMKANLGVSSGTQAATVAVRTDRAHLADVIALVGEILREPAFPGDEFEQWRAGTIADLESSKTDPQALASNAFDRAFDTTPPDFPGHIDTVDDWIAKIKALRLDDVKAFHHAFYGAQSAQVAVVGDFDPEAVIRQVQEALGGFKTTQAFTRIPDTAATVTGLDQVIETPDKANAIILAGEPLPINDEDPDYAALLIANRILGGSPLHSRLGDRIRQKEGLSYGSGSGLSVGAIDKAGHLTLQAIAAPQNVAKVKTAFGEELARLVHDGVTEQEVAEAKSGFLDQLRMRRTDDGALAGQLASNAYLGRTMAWSADIEAKVAAVTPEQVAEAVHRHFDTAKLSYFRAGDFAKVTN